A region from the Macaca mulatta isolate MMU2019108-1 chromosome 13, T2T-MMU8v2.0, whole genome shotgun sequence genome encodes:
- the RTN4 gene encoding reticulon-4 isoform X3 produces MDGQKKNWKDKVVDLLYWRDMKKTGVVFGASLFLLLSLTVFSIVSVTAYIALALLSVTISFRIYRGVIQAIQKSDEGHPFRAYLESEVAISEELVQKYSNSALGHVNCTIKELRRLFLVDDLVDSLKFAVLMWVFTYVGALFNGLTLLILALISLFSVPVIYERHQAQIDHYLGLANKNVKDAMAKIQAKIPGLKRKAE; encoded by the exons ttgTTGACCTCCTCTACTGGAGAGACATGAAGAAGACTGGAGTGGTGTTTGGTGCCAGCCTATTCCTGCTGCTTTCCTTGACAGTATTCAGCATTGTGAGTGTAACAGCCTACATTGCCTTGGCCCTGCTCTCTGTGACCATCAGCTTTAGGATATACAGGGGTGTGATCCAAGCTATCCAGAAATCAGATGAAGGCCACCCATTCAG gGCATATCTGGAATCTGAAGTTGCGATATCTGAGGAGTTGGTTCAGAAGTACAGTAATTCTGCTCTTGGTCATGTGAACTGCACGATAAAGGAACTCAGGCGCCTCTTCTTAGTTGATGATTTAGTTGATTCTCTGAAG tttGCAGTGTTGATGTGGGTATTTACCTATGTTGGTGCCTTGTTTAATGGTCTGACGCTACTGATTTTGG CTCTCATTTCACTCTTCAGTGTTCCTGTTATTTATGAACGGCATCAG GCACAGATAGATCATTATCTAGGACTTGCAAATAAGAATGTTAAAGATGCTATGGCTAA aatccAAGCGAAAATCCCTGGATTGAAGCGCAAAGCTGAATGA